The genomic stretch AAAAGGCGCTCCGGTTTCCGGAGCGCCTTTTTTAAGTCCGAAGGACTACGCCTTGAGGGCGGCCTCGTAGTACTTGGAGACTTCGCTCCAGTTCACGAGGTTCCAGAAGGCCTTGAGGTAATCGGGGCGGCGGTTCTGGTAGTTCAGGTAGTAGGCGTGTTCCCAGACGTCGACGCCGAAGATCGGGGTCTTGCCGTCGGTGATGGGGCTGTCCTGGTTCGGGGTGGTGACGATCTCGAGCTTGCCGCCGGAGACGACGAGCCAGACCCAGCCGCTGCCGAAACGGCCGAGGCCGCCCGCTTCGATCTTTTCCTTGAACGCGTCGAAGCTGCCGAAGGTGCTGTTGATCGCGTCGGCCAGGGCACCGGTCGGCGCGCCGCCCGCGTTCGGGGCGAGGATGTTCCAGTAGAGCGTGTGGTTCGCATGGCCGCCGCCGTTGTTGCGGATCGGGCCCTGCACGTCGGCGGGGAGGGTGGCGAGGTTCTTCAGGAGCGACTCAAGCGACTGGCTCTCCAGCTCGGGCTTGCCCGCGATGGCCTTGTTCAGATTCGTGACGTAGGTCTGGTGATGCTTGCCGTAGTGGATCTCGACGGTCAGCTTGTCGATGTGGGGTTCGAGGGCGTCCTTCGCGTAGGGAAGGGGGGCGAGTTCAAAGGGCATGGTGGGTATTCCTAATTGGGGGTTGGATAAAGCGTAGGTAAATTTACGGACAAATCCCGTTTAATCAAGTGGCTTTGAAAAAAGGGCC from Verrucomicrobium sp. GAS474 encodes the following:
- a CDS encoding superoxide dismutase, whose product is MPFELAPLPYAKDALEPHIDKLTVEIHYGKHHQTYVTNLNKAIAGKPELESQSLESLLKNLATLPADVQGPIRNNGGGHANHTLYWNILAPNAGGAPTGALADAINSTFGSFDAFKEKIEAGGLGRFGSGWVWLVVSGGKLEIVTTPNQDSPITDGKTPIFGVDVWEHAYYLNYQNRRPDYLKAFWNLVNWSEVSKYYEAALKA